From the genome of Oryza glaberrima chromosome 1, OglaRS2, whole genome shotgun sequence:
GAATTGTTGGCAGGCAGGCAAGCGAGGGGCCTGTACCGTGGCATATTAGCATCTGCTATTATTGGTTTGGAACAATTCACAAAGCATGCCCAAATACTGCCTGAATCAGTATCCAAATCGACAAAAGAATCATTGGATATCTCCCACCTAGGCCTAGGCCAGTCAATGTTAGGAGGGTGAAGATCAGCGCCAGGAAGAGGGCAGTTGCTGCTGTTTGAATCATCTTGCAGGGTGGCGTCGATGGCCAAGAAGGACTGATCGGTGTAGTCTATGCTGCTAACGTAGTATGTTCTTGTGTTGATCTGAATGGTGGCCTTGCCATTGTTACAGGACAGGTCATACCATGGACGAGGGCCGATACCACAGTCGCGAGTGTCGCCTTGAAGACGGAAAGGGTAGGATATGTTGTGAAGGTGACCGCAGGAGAAAGGAGGACAGTAGTGCAGGTTGTTGTCTTGCCCTCCTCCAACATCAGCTGCAACAACTCCAAGCAAAGAAGTGATCAGTAGTAGAGCTTTCTGCAGGGTGTAGGTAATACTACTACTAATGGAGCTCGCCATGGCTGCAGCTTCCCGGATGAATGGCTTTGGTTCTCTGCTTATGGAGTTGGCTGCAAGTGCTGATGGTTGTCACAGCAACCATGCTGTGTTATGCAAACGAACTTCTTTTTGCCTATATCTTAACAATTGAATAATTGCAAATGCTGGCGTCCTTCCGCCGGCCCAGcgaaataaacaaaacaaaaagctTAGGCTGCTGATTAACGTATACTTACCTAATACTTTTGGGTGGCTAGCTTCCACGCTTTCCGCCTGCAGGATGGTCAGCAGTTGACGCCTTGACGGACTGCAGTACGTAGCCTAGCGCTTTGTACTATTTGAACAAGCCATGGAGACACACCACAAGGAACctttaaaagaataaaaattcATGGAGGCATGGGGCACATACGGCAGTCAAGTCAAATTGTCAAAGTTGGAGGACTGCCAGCCGGCCAGGCACAGACACGCATATGATTGGTAGGAGTATATAGTATTTCCGTTGCTCTTCTTCATGTCCATGAGGACCATGACAGAAATGAATACTGGTCGAGTTAAGATGAGCTCTGGACATGCTCTTGCGGCAGCCCTGTTGCTGTTTCTTCTTGGAGCTCAGTTGAAGAAGGTCACAGCGTGGGAAGACAAGGATTTCTTCAGCTACTGCCCGCCGTCGCGGTGCAGCGAGCATGGCCCGGAGATCAGGTTCCCTTTCCAACTTGAATCCAACAATACTACACCATCCTCATGCGGCTTACCATGCATGAAGCTATCGTGCTATGGCCAAGACACCATCCTAGATAACAAATACCTTGGAAGGCCATACAAGGTGATCGCCATAGATTACAGGCATATTACCCTGACAATCTCCCCGCTCGCAGTCGCAGGCTTGGAATACTCCTCCTCCTGCCCGCTTCTAAAATCGGTACCAATTCCTTCTGTACAGTTTCCTGCGGTGCCACTTCCTTCCGTACCATTTCCTTATTATCGTCACTTTGAAAACTGGACATCCTGCGACATATACTATTGGGAACCTGCAGCACTAGTAAGCTGTTCATCAGAGTTCGAACCAGCTACTATCCCTGATGCTGCCGATTATATTGCTGGTCCCATCTCTTGCCTTAGCAACACAAGCCACTTCTCCTATTTGGTGGCTTATGATGTACCCACATTTCTTATTCCATTGGACTGCGAGGTTGTCTCAGATGGCCGCATTCCGATACCATGTTTTTCACACGGTGGTGTCTACAAGTTCAGAGAAAGTGCAGAAAGAGTACTCAGTTTTTCTGAGACGACGATCAATTGGACATTCCTCGGAAATGCCATCGCCTTCAATTGCTCACGGCAGTGTGAATTCCAAGGCCGACGCTGCGCATTCAGTTCACGAAGGAATCAGACATTCTGCATGCGTCAAGGTATTATTTGTAACCCGGCAAATCCCTCTACAGCAGGCACCGTCTTCGTTTATTTTCTGCAAGTTTTACAATTTTCAGTTTACAGTCCACTAAAAAGCCATCAAACACATATGAGCGCCACACACTTACTTCATCTTAATCTCAAACGTGGTTGCTCAAAATGTAGATCTATAAAGCTTTACCAACCTCATCATAAGCCTCTGAATTGCATTCACTTATGGAAGCGCATCATTGATTACAATTTACAACAAGATTATGGCTGGCATTTCTTGTACTGGAGCCTGGAGGTGcaatatatattaaatcatGCTGACAGATGAGCTGCATCAGTGCATTACTGCAAaggttatttttgttttggacCATAGCAAAGATCACCGAGATGGATAATACCATATATAGCTTATGCCATTAACATGTGGGCATGGTCATCCCCGCATGTCATTCTCACATGCAATGGTATTTCTAACCGATGCATCTTTATACTATTCAATTTTCTGTTAATATGATGGTCACCTAAAAAATTAAGAACTGGAAGCGGAAATGAACACAACCATAATACAACTGCATGGGCATGGCTGCACCTGCAGAAAGttactgaagaaacaagacttACCTGCTATTTTTTGCCGGGTTGGCCGAAAAATCGACCAACCGAATTGTattaagaagagagaaaaaagagccAGGTACATACGACATTATACTATCGCAGGgcataacccccccccccccccaaaaaaaaaaaaaaaaaaaaaaaaaacctaggtaCCTGCTATCACAGACGTAATATTCCAGTTGTCTGCAGCAGCAGTTCAAGGTTCGTAGACAGATAGTTCAGATGGTATAGAAGTAGGTAATTTGGTTGCTTGTATGATACAACTAGAGCTGCAACGAGATGCTCCTGGATTGTTTACTTGTTTTGATGAGTAACGTAACAAGGTTAAGATTGATCTGAGGTGTGATAGACAGATAATTTCCAGCCCCTCATCCGCCTTATCCCACCCTAATAATTCTTAATACCATTTTATCATTTAGCACCAGCAAGATGCTTATGATATTTGTTGAACATGATGTAGGGATCATTTCTCAtttacaaatatattcatatagtcagaatctaaaacttaattaagcTCATTCCACCTGGGGGTCTGGGTCCGCTAATTGCACTATAGCAGTCACTTGTAAATAACTATATATGTTGggttttaccttttctttctcAAGAAGCTATTTTCcctttttattaattaaaatatcaATCAAATCTAAATTCTCTTGTTTGGTATTTGCAGGTTCACGTGTCAAAGTAATTGCAGGTATTGCTCAATCCAAATCTTCCTTTGTTcaaatgaaaataaaaggaaaagaaaaaaggctaTCTATTACATACAAAATCTTGTTTTTATTTACTATGGTCTTACATTCTCTTTTACCCATTACAATCACTAAGTGGGATGCCTTTATTTTCCTGTCCTAATCAATATGTTGATAGTATGTTCCTTTTTCGGTTTGTGTGGTAGATGGTTTTCCCAGCATATTCCTCTACTTCCATTTTCCAGAGTTAAGatttactaaaaaaaagttGGGCTATGAGCCTTCTGGCTAGAAATAAAGCAATGCACTAATTTCCTGTTCTCTGCAAAATCAGCTACATCATCGGTTGCCGCATTTGTTGTTCTTTTATCAACGGCGGCCACTGCACTCTATCTGTCACTGAGGAAAAGATATAACGAAGAGATACATTTGAAGGTAGAAATGTTTCTAAAAACGTATGGCACATCAAAACCCACAAGGTACACTTTCTCCGAAGTAAAAAAGATAGCAAGGCGATTCAAGGTTAAACTAGGGCAAGGCGGATTTGGAAGTGTGTACAGAGGCGAGCTACCAAATGGAGTCCCTGTGGCGGTCAAGTTGCTAGAAAACTCTGAAGGGGAGGGAGATGAATTCATTAATGAGGTTGCAACTATTGGGAGAATCCACCATGCAAACATTGTCCGCCTCCTTGGCTTTTGCTCCGAAGGAACAAGGCGGGCTCTAATTTACGAATACATGCCCAACGATTCGCTGGAGAAATATATATTCTCACATGACTCTAATACTTCTCAAAAACTCCTAGTACCAAACAAGATGCTAGATATTGCTTTAGGGATTGCCCGAGGAATGGAGTACCTCCATCAAGGATGTAACCAGCGTATCCTCCACTTTGATATCAAGCCTAACAACATCCTGCTGGACTATAACTTCAGTCCAAAGATTTCAGACTTTGGCCTTGCAAAGCTGTGTGCAAGGGAGCAAAGCATCGTTACATTGACTGCAGCAAGAGGCACGATGGGTTATATTGCACCAGAGCTATATTCTCGGAACTTTGGAGAGATATCTTATAAGTCAGATGTTTACAGTTTTGGCATGCTGGTGCTAGAAATGGTTAGTGGAAAGAGGAACTCAGACACAAGTGTTGAAAGCCAAAATGAGGTGTACTTCCCGGAGTGGATCTATGAACAGGTTACCACTGGGCACGATTTGGCACTTGGTAGGGAAATGACTCAAGAAGAGAAAGCAACAATGAGACAGCTGGCTATTGTGGCACTTTGGTGCATTCAATGGAACCCAAAAAATAGGCCATCAATGACAAAGGTGGTGAATATGCTAACAGGGACGTTGCAAAGTCTACAAATGCCACCTAAGCCGTTTTTCTCAGCTAACAGCCATCCTAAGCTGTAGAGCATGCTACAATAATTTAATAAAGGAATCAGCGATAGCGAAACTTAATACATAGTTTACAACAAATGCCTAGCATTAACATGCCATATATTCTTATCATTCCAAGCCACCTGAAGCACAAGCTGCCAGCCACTTTTCAGTGTGTAATATTCAATGAACAAATTGGAAATTTGTGGTTCAGTTGCAGTGGTTACCTCATTCTGTTGTTCCTGTAATTTATCCCCTCCAATCCTCCATGGTTTATTCCACAGTGCTCTGGATGCCCCTCAGAACTTTTAAGCCCTTGatatggtaatccttttccaaTTGATTTGCCAGAATTTGGTGGGAATGCCACCAGAAGATCATTAAGCAGTGCATATACAGTGATATTTATTGTGATGCTTGTTCCCAAATAGGCTAGATTACTGCATAAGTAGACGCATTGCGATAGATAGATATGAGCACGGTAATTCCAAAATTCAGATAGAAagaacaaaccaaaccaaaccaaaggTGTCACCTCTATCGTCAGTCAATGCAAAGTAGTAGTAGGAGTCTGATCTCGAGTCTCGAGAGCTGCGACCTGCGCAAGAATCCCCTTGTCTCGCGTGAGGAGGCGGCCCTGCCCTTGTGCATGCCCACCACTCCTAAGCCTCCATCCACCTCACCCCACGAAGATCCGACGAGAGAGATGGGTGGTGGTGGAAGGCGATGGCGTGAACCGAGATGGGTGAGGActgagaagggggagagagggaggtgtcagaggagagagggggagacgGCTCCGGCGACCGGCCAGCTTGTCGGCTTACGGGTTCGGGGGAACAAAGCCGGTGGACGCGCACCAAGGACGGAGGCGAGGAGTAAGAATAACGAAGGATTGGGCCCAGTTGTGATGAGAGACCTAAGCCCGCCAAAGCAAAAGCCCACTTCCTTTACTGTATGTAATTAATGGGCCTCATTTGGGCCACACGATCAACAACAAAGTGGAAAAAGTACAcgcaaggtccctcaacttggtagccagatacaaaatcgtccctcaaccgcaaaaccggacatccggcgtcccccaacttacaaaaccggtcacaataggtccctcggcggttttgaccctggttttgtcccacgtggcggctgactcagcgtgggacccacgtggaccccacatgttaTGGAGACCACGTCagcgccctctctctctctatttctctccttcctctcgctctctgctctcgcacaggcggcggcgcgcgcggccggcgacggcggctcccgggtggcggcgcgcgggctcAGGGCGgtgcgagctcgccggcctccccgtccccctcgtgcggtcggcgatggcggcgcgcggctgcgaCCATCATAACTGACGCGGAGAGGAGggccgatgcggcggcggcgtcaccgacGCGGTGGGGAAGAGGGTCGGCACGGCCGACGGGGAAGGAGCGGCGGAGGGAAGATCGACCGGCCGGGTTTTCTTGAGGTAGCGCCCGATACGGCTGACGGGCAACTAGAGCCCGGCCTTGACAGAGCGCGTCACCGCCTTCTTCCTCGGCCCGCCGGCCTTCCTCTCGCccgccgccttcttcacctTCCCGCCGCCAACGCCTTCCTCTCACTATCTCAAATCTCAATTCGATTTGGATGCAGCGCGGGAGTGGGGGGAGAGTCGACCACACCGGCGGGAGAagtgggagaggaggccggcgggagaCGGGGAGATGAGGAGGGCGAGTTGTCGTCATCGCCGCCCAGTCCGCACCCGCCTGCCTCCGGCAGGAGGTGGAGATGTGCGGGGAGTAAGGGGCAAAGTCGGAGGAGGGCGGCCGCCCACACCCACAAGTTGTTGCGCCCCCGGTGATGCGGCGCGCACGGAGCGACCTggagctcgcccgccgcccgcccatcGCCGCTCTCACCCGCCGCACTTCGCCTGCAGCCCGGCGCCGTCTCCGCGTGGAGTTGTTCGGAGAACCACATCTTGAGCTCGCGCCGCACcgagcccgcgcgccgcctctcctGCATCGCCCCGCCGAGCTCcgggccggccaccgcccttcACCGCCAGAGTCGCGACCACCGTCGCCTCGCCGGCTCGCTACGCCTCGCGTTGCACGGCGCAAGTGAAGAGATTGAAGAGAGAGAcgagaaaagaggggaaaataGAGAAGATATGACATGtcatactgacatgtggggcccacgctgagtcagccgccacgtgggacaaaaccgctgagggacctattgtgaccggttttgtaagttgagggacgcTGGAtgtccggttttgcggttgagggacgattttgtatctggctaacaagttgagggaccttgcgTGTACTTTTTCCACAACAAAGTAGAGTgcaatgcccgtgcgttgcgaCGGGTGAATACTATTTTAGTctcattattattgttattatatggtttagctaTGATGAAATTCAATTTGGGAATTcatttggactttttttttagaaaatcataaacTACAATTAGAGTCCGACTTTCAtctctcaagttagcatgcgagtttttttaaagatatttcttatacaactccttttatattttcaaaagcaaacgaatttaaaatgAAACATAGATCTGTAtttgcaaaagcaaacaaacttaataaccgactcaaatatggatgatgtaccaaaataccgacaaaaacatcttcaatctttataatagtagagatagagatagagatgtggtgggtcccatgctgactcaacTGCCACATCAGTCAAAACCGGATATTGTACTATCCTGGGACCTTGGATACACTAGTTTCGTAAATTGAAAGACGCGTTATACCTTGTAAATTGTGGTTCATGGATGTTTGGCCTCATGGTGAGGGACCTAATATAATCCAATTCATTCCCTGGTGCCTCATATATGGGCCTCAATTTGGGCCGCACAAAAGCAGAGTGcaattgttcttctttttttatttgtttccttTCTTTTGGAGGAAAGCAGAGTGCAATGTCTTGGGTGTTCTGTTCGCTTCCTGCCAATGGATTCCTCTCCATAATCTTAAGAAGATTTATTCATAATACTGTTTTGTGCAGATTAAGCATACACTTCCTAAATATTACAACCTCTCACTTTATCTGCTTACATGTATCACAGGATACATAAAACTACATAGGTCTCAGCATACTGAAGTTGACAGCAAACAGGCGTACAAAGTAAATACAATCATCATAATTAGCTTTAGCATTTCGAAATGTACTTACTACTAAGTTACTGGTAGCTTTCGAACAGACATATGCTttcatcatcgtcgtcctcaTACTCCTCGGAGATTGCAGTTAGATCAGATGGCATATTGTAAGACTCCACTCCAGGGAATTGCTCATCATCACAGAAGAATGGCCTTGGAGGAACCTGCAGTTCATCACTACCACCTTCAAGCATCTCTATCACCTCACTCATCGTCGGTCGATCACACGACCTCATCTGAATGCACCATAATCCAACAATGCAAAGCTTCTTCTCCAGTTCATGCATGTCAGCAATGTCAGATATCTCGCTTGTTTCTCGCCGAGTCAGCTCCCTGTACACCCGTGATGGATAATATGCTTGACTTGAGTTTGCTGCATTTGGATCCGCATTCCTTCTACCTCCAGCCATCTCCAAAAGTAGCATTCCGAAGCTATAAACATCGGATTTGCTTGATATTACGCCAAAGCTCCGAGAGATCATCTCAGGAGCTATGTAACCTATCGTTCCTCGTGCGGCACTCACTGGCACAAAGCTCTTGTCCCTTGGGTACAGCTTGGCAAGACCGAAATCTGCAACTTTTGGGACAAAGTTATCATCAAGAAGGATGTTATGCGGCTTGATGTCAAAGTGTAGAATCTGCATCTCACACCCCTGATGCAAATAGTTGATCCCTCTTGCAATGCCCAAAGCGATCTCATTCAGCTTATCCCAGGAGAAACTCTTCTCTGACGAGAAGATGTACTTGTCAAGAGAACCCCGAGGCATGTACTCGTATACAAGTGCTCTCCTCATTTCTTCAGAGCAAAACCCGACCAGACGCACCACATTGACATGGTGGATCCTTCCAATGGTTGAGACCTCACTGATGAACTCATCTCCGTTGCAGCTGGAGCTACCAGTCAGCATCTTGACGGCAATATGGACATTACCCGGGAGCAATACACCTTTATATACAGAGCCATAGCCTCCCTGGCCTAGCTTGTCTCGAAAATGGGATGTGATTGCAATAATGTCTGTGTAGGCAAACCTCATCGGACCAATCATCTGCTGCATCCGGAGGAACTTCTCTACTGCGTCGATCGTCATCCTTGTTTTCCAGTACTTGTGGGCAAGGAAGGTGAATACCACCAGCGGCACCAACAGTAACCTGCATAGAACTTTGCAGACATGCCAAGAACCCAGGAAGCAAGGGTTTTTTAGATAGTGGCAGAGTACAGGACAATATCACTCAAAATTGGTCAAAACAAAAATCACGATCAAAAAGAACATTACAGCTATGATGATTAAGTGAAGGTAATTCAAACGTACCAAAATGGAACTTGACGATAGCAATGGCAAATACTATGATAACCACGAGTGACACTAACTTTGTTCTGTAGAAGTAACAGCAAACTGCGAAATATATATCACTCCCGAAAATAGCTTGGGTTATATTCGAAATGCTTGCACTAGATATATGCTCCTTGAAGTACCTGCAGATCACACCATTGTACAGGACGGCCGGCTTAAGTGAAAGGAAAACGTCTTTCTTTGTAGACAGAATTACGAGGAGAAAAAGAACCAAGTCGGTGGATCCACGAAGTGATTGGGGAAAGATATATTTGACAGCAGACTCACCTCATTGAATCGTTCAGGCATTGCGTTCTGTAGCTATAGTAATCAGTTGGAaattgaacaagaaatcccTTCCTTATAAATCTTTTGATATCTGTGTAACTTGCGTTCTGTAGCTGCGAGTCCAATATGTGCCGAGAATCAAAGGGAATCATGGCCAAGTATCGACAGGAAGATTGAATATATTGTACTTTACAGACACCAGAGGTGGAGACAAAAACAAATGAATTGTTCGCACTCAGGCAAGTGATGGGCTTGTACAACCTCATGTCTACTACTGCCTGGGAACAAGTCACAAAGCATGCCCAATTATTGTCTGAAGCAATACCGAAATTTTGAAAGCCATCAGAATTAGTTCGAGGATACGGGAAAGGGAGGTGATCGGAGCGAGGAAGAGTGCAGCTACTGTTTGTATCATCTTCCTGCATGGTGGCATCCACAACTGAGAAGACTTCACCGGTATAATTGATGCTAGTCAAGATGTATGTTCCAGTGTTGATCCGAATGGTAGCGTTGCCACTGCTGCAGGAGAGGTCGTACCACGGACGAGGAGTAGCAACACACTGCCGTGAGTCACCTTGAAGACGGAAAGGGTAGGATATGTTGCCAAGATCACCACAGGAGGAAAGACACTGCTGGTTTTGCCCTGCTCCAACAACATCTGCTGCAATAACCACAAGCAAAGAAGAGACAAGTAGAGCTTTCTGCAAGGAGAAGTAGTACTTTCTACAAGGAGTAGCAGAAGGATGAGATGCATTGGATTTCGCCATGGCTCCCAGTCTAGCAGGATTTACCTTGATTGGGGAGATTTAGTCATTATAAACAACACTGAAGAGGAACAGTATTACTCCGTAttgagtacttcctccgtcctaaaatgtggACATTTTCTACGTTGGCACACAGGTAGGtcctcatcgtttggcttatttcctaataagccaaaacaacttattagaaaataaaaatgaatttgtaggtaaaatttttataaatgtgttctttatgacttaaaagccaatgttgaaaaagaaactacgttaaaaatatcttaaaatcaatctcaaaattaagcttgaaaattcaaaatttggctttttctttggcttattaggccatccgatagGAGCCTAAGAAAGTATGTGAAAATGATCGAAGGAAAAatggttgtgattagttgagagaagaaggtaggtgaagaaatagcttcattttatGATAAGACACTATGCTAGAAATaactacattttgggacggaggtagtagtagtaatcgGAGACTTTTCCGGAAGCACCCAATTTCCACAATCGTGATCCATGCCctgtttagatttcaacttttttcttcaaacttccaacttttccgtcacatcgaactttcctacacacaaactttcaacttttccatcacatcgttccaatttcttcaaacgtccaattttggtggttgtaggataaaaaaaagaaactttcctaaagataaaagaaaaacataaagttcTTATGCAACActacacacattttttttaagataaaagaaaactaacaaactattcctaattaatagataacttacCATGCCGtatccttcttgaactcggtcacttctggataatcttcttttaatagattaatttccttaaccgaggctgtgtttagttcagcgcaaagtttgtattttggttgaaattggagatgatgtgactgaaaagttgtgtgtgtatgataggttggtgtgatggaaaaggactgaagtttggatccaaattttggatctaaacacagcccgaatatagcaggaatccgactattagtgatgtgataattctcttagtgacttactacctccgtcccaaaatgtagctatttctagcacaatactttgtcccaaaatgaagctatttttctacttaccttctcctctcaaccaatcacaaccattctttttcacctatcttctcttttcaaccaatcacacaccttcttcaatcattctcacctactttcttaatacccgtgccaacctcaaaaatgcttacattttgggacggaggaagtaccaaaGTTCACTGTTTAACATGTGGGTGATTTGATTGGGGAGATTTAGTCATATAGACAAAGACCGGAAGCACCCAATTTACACAATTGCGATCCAATCAAGTAAATGCTGCAATTTCTCGTTGACTAGACTTCACATGCAGCTTTCGGTTACTACTGTATatatgctacttcctccgttttaccatgtaaggctttctagcatttctcttatttatatagatgttaatatctatatgaatatgagcaatgatAGAAAATCTTaaattatgaaacggaggaagtactgtaGTACACGGATTGGTACAGTAGTTGTCCATCTTTTTTAGCTCGACGCAACATTGCCATGCCTGCTTTCTTCTTGGATCGTCTCCATGCTCGTCTGTTTGACACAGTGCATACAGAAAATAGGATGAGAGGATTTGTTGCAGCAGCTCTCCTGGTGTTCAGCCTTCTTCTCAACCTGGACACAGCAACGTCAGCGTGGGAAGACAAGAATTTCTTCAAATCATGCCCGCCGTCGCGGTGCAGCAAGCATGGCCCCAAGATCAGGTTCCCTTTCCAACTTGAATCCAGCAATACTACACAATCCTCATGCGGCTTACCATGCATGAAGCTATCATGCTCTGGCCAAGATACCATCCTTGATATCAACTACCTTGGAAGGCCATACAAGGTGATCGCCATAGATTACAAGCATGCTATCCTCACCGTCGTCCCGCTCGTACACGACTCCTCATCGTCTCCCTGCTCGTTTCTAAAATCTATCAGGCCAGGCAAAAAGGATAATAATTGCTATATAGACGATGGCCAATCTGCAGTACTAGTTAGCTGTTCAGCAGAATTTGCAGTAGCTAGTATCTCTGACCCTGCAGAATTTGTTCATTATCACGATTATATTGCTGGCCCCATCTCTTGCCTTAGCAACCAAACCCATTTCTCCTATCTGGTGGATGTTGATGCACCCATGTCTCTTCTTCCACTGGACTGCGAGGTCATCTCAGATGACCACATTCCGATACCATATCTTCACTACTACTCCAGTTCTTTCCCATTAACGTTCAGAGAAAGTGCAGAAAGAATCCTTAATTCTTCTAAGACCACGATCTGGTGGTATTTCTACAATTGCTCAAACTTTGAAGAACAAGGCAGACGCTGCGCGTTCAGCACGCAAAGGAATCAAACATTCTGCATGCGTCCAGGTATTATCTATCTCTAAACCCCTATACAACAGGCAATAATATCCCCGTTTATCTTCTGTACAGTAAATCTTACAGTTTACAGCCCCACACATCCATGGTAATACTATCCGATCGTCAAAATCCATCAAAACACTGGCAATTATACCcgattttttaagataatggaagctttatttaaACTAATATACTCAGTTAATTACATCAAGACAATACAGTCAAACTGAGTCACCCCTGGTCTCTGCAAAAATGCACACAGcctaaaaagaagaaagaaacaaccAGAACATCTCCCAAGCACAAAAGTTTGACAAAAACCTATATCTTAGTGGCTATCAATCCGTAGACTAGACCGCCCCCCATGCTCCTGGGTAAAAAACTAATGCGCCACCTGATCCAACTGTCATGATACCCGCTGTATAAGAAATCAATATTTACGAGCGAGATCAGAAAGGCCCTCGCGTCGTCCTCCCcaggggcggcacgggaggcgacgacccggccgccccttctctctcccccacctccctcctccgcctcgccgccgcccgagtgGCCGCCGGCAAAGCTGCACGGCCacaaggatggcggcggcggggctcctcTCGCGCGCCACTCTCAGGAGACCAGGGGTCTCTccggagaggcggcggtggtaAACCGCCAGATCCGGGccgctccggccggatctggcggcgcggcgatgggcgacggcggcggggatggcgacggcggcggtagtggcggtagcggcggtggcgtgctgcgccaggcggtggcggccgatGGCGGCGGGGTTGGAGACGGGCGGCGGTGGGGTGAACAGATCCAGTGGCAGCACGTCTGGATTTGGCGGTGGCGCGACGTCCGGTGGTGTTTGGAgcgtgcggcgccggcggccaaccTCGCCCGTCTGGCGATGGTGGTGAAAGGAGGACGGCCGATTTGGGCTTTAGGTCCAGATCCGGCACGTTCTCAGTCGGGGGCGATGGTGGTG
Proteins encoded in this window:
- the LOC127782504 gene encoding rust resistance kinase Lr10-like, yielding MTEMNTGRVKMSSGHALAAALLLFLLGAQLKKVTAWEDKDFFSYCPPSRCSEHGPEIRFPFQLESNNTTPSSCGLPCMKLSCYGQDTILDNKYLGRPYKVIAIDYRHITLTISPLAVAGLEYSSSCPLLKSVPIPSVQFPAVPLPSVPFPYYRHFENWTSCDIYYWEPAALVSCSSEFEPATIPDAADYIAGPISCLSNTSHFSYLVAYDVPTFLIPLDCEVVSDGRIPIPCFSHGGVYKFRESAERVLSFSETTINWTFLGNAIAFNCSRQCEFQGRRCAFSSRRNQTFCMRQGSRVKVIAATSSVAAFVVLLSTAATALYLSLRKRYNEEIHLKVEMFLKTYGTSKPTRYTFSEVKKIARRFKVKLGQGGFGSVYRGELPNGVPVAVKLLENSEGEGDEFINEVATIGRIHHANIVRLLGFCSEGTRRALIYEYMPNDSLEKYIFSHDSNTSQKLLVPNKMLDIALGIARGMEYLHQGCNQRILHFDIKPNNILLDYNFSPKISDFGLAKLCAREQSIVTLTAARGTMGYIAPELYSRNFGEISYKSDVYSFGMLVLEMVSGKRNSDTSVESQNEVYFPEWIYEQVTTGHDLALGREMTQEEKATMRQLAIVALWCIQWNPKNRPSMTKVVNMLTGTLQSLQMPPKPFFSANSHPKL